The following are encoded in a window of Rosa chinensis cultivar Old Blush chromosome 4, RchiOBHm-V2, whole genome shotgun sequence genomic DNA:
- the LOC112200205 gene encoding protein RALF-like 24 produces MADPFMSHPTTQNPTLPVPKTKTQRSPKTENIKMSKLRDNPILILYLGLLLILTHFSICNGASVLDLSALKGSEIDVKVRDFITEPEMDSEISRRVLAMQKKYISYETLRRDLVPCARPGASYYNCHAVANPYNRGCEVITGCRGTHDIKT; encoded by the coding sequence ATGGCTGACCCCTTTATGAGCCATCCAACTACCCAGAATCCCACTCTCCCagtcccaaaaacaaaaacacaaagaaGCCCCAAAACAGAGAACATCAAAATGTCCAAACTCAGAGACAATCCCATCTTAATCTTGTATCTTGGCCTCCTCTTAATCCTTACCCATTTCTCAATCTGCAATGGGGCGTCAGTTCTTGACCTCAGTGCACTCAAAGGAAGTGAAATTGATGTCAAGGTTAGGGACTTCATAACAGAGCCAGAGATGGACTCAGAGATAAGTAGAAGAGTGCTAGCAATGCAGAAGAAGTACATAAGCTATGAGACACTGAGGAGGGACTTGGTTCCTTGTGCAAGGCCAGGGGCTTCATACTACAATTGCCATGCTGTGGCCAACCCTTATAATAGAGGCTGTGAGGTTATCACAGGATGTAGAGGTACACATGACATCAAAACTTGA